The proteins below are encoded in one region of Mycobacterium sp. 3519A:
- a CDS encoding acyl-CoA dehydrogenase family protein, translated as MQLRFDAEVEAFRAEFGRFLDEHLPTEAQAAERSSSTAHVPAWARDWQRLQFDHGWLLPGNPPEFGGRNAGVLQQFVHRDELARRRIYHCFNPQGVGIIAASLLSFGTDQQKQQWAVPILRAEMTAALGMSEPGAGSDLAGLNTRAVLSGEDFVVNGQKVWTSGAHDADVLLTFVRTDPDAPKHKGISALLIPTDTPGVERRPFAAVFDRDSLDFNEVFFTDVRVPAQNLVGPLGGGWQVANGSLGHERTMMWMAFANRMGQLLEDYRPVDALDRDRYATIAMDHQALRLLGSVALGQAARGERDIPGISVLKLLGSEAEQNAFRYALDAAGVDGLLSPALTAPYNPYNPDLFTGSWFTRYVSTYAGTISGGTSEIQRNIIAQRVLGLPAR; from the coding sequence ATGCAACTGAGGTTCGACGCCGAGGTCGAAGCGTTCCGAGCGGAGTTCGGCAGGTTCCTCGACGAGCACCTTCCGACCGAGGCTCAGGCCGCCGAACGGTCGTCCTCGACGGCGCATGTGCCGGCGTGGGCGCGTGATTGGCAACGGCTGCAGTTCGACCACGGCTGGTTGTTGCCGGGTAATCCGCCGGAGTTCGGTGGTCGGAATGCCGGTGTGCTGCAGCAGTTCGTTCATCGTGACGAACTGGCCCGTCGGCGCATCTACCACTGCTTCAACCCGCAGGGCGTCGGGATCATCGCGGCCTCGCTGCTGTCGTTCGGAACCGATCAGCAGAAACAGCAGTGGGCAGTGCCGATCCTGCGCGCGGAGATGACGGCGGCGCTTGGCATGAGTGAACCGGGGGCAGGCTCCGATCTGGCCGGATTGAACACCCGGGCGGTGCTGTCGGGTGAGGACTTCGTGGTCAACGGTCAGAAGGTGTGGACATCGGGCGCTCACGACGCCGATGTGCTGCTGACGTTCGTGCGCACCGATCCGGATGCGCCGAAACACAAGGGAATCAGCGCGCTGCTGATCCCCACCGATACACCGGGGGTGGAGCGCAGGCCGTTCGCCGCCGTATTCGACCGCGACAGCCTCGACTTCAACGAGGTGTTCTTCACCGACGTGCGCGTGCCCGCACAGAACCTCGTCGGCCCACTGGGCGGCGGATGGCAGGTCGCCAACGGATCGCTCGGCCATGAGCGCACGATGATGTGGATGGCGTTCGCGAACCGGATGGGGCAGTTGCTCGAAGACTATCGACCGGTGGATGCGCTCGACCGCGACCGGTACGCGACTATTGCGATGGACCATCAAGCGCTACGACTGCTTGGGTCGGTGGCGCTCGGGCAGGCGGCGCGCGGCGAGCGAGACATCCCCGGCATCTCGGTGCTGAAACTGCTCGGGTCGGAGGCCGAACAGAACGCGTTTCGGTACGCGCTGGACGCCGCCGGCGTCGACGGTCTACTCAGTCCAGCGCTCACTGCGCCGTACAACCCGTACAACCCAGACCTTTTCACTGGAAGCTGGTTCACCCGCTACGTCAGCACCTATGCGGGCACGATCTCGGGCGGCACCTCAGAGATCCAGCGCAACATCATTGCGCAGCGGGTGCTGGGGTTGCCTGCGCGCTGA
- a CDS encoding HNH endonuclease signature motif containing protein, with the protein MFDFRVLAEVDPRADQGALVEQIAWLEAVKSAAAAGQARAAAALATARRAAEVAAGVPKSRQGRGLGSEVALARRESPNQGGRLLGLAQALVEEMPRTLAAMECGVLSEWRATLIARESACLAVADRRLLDAEMCGDVSALEGLGDGRISAKAKEIAARLDAAAVVDRAAKAEADRSVTVRPAPDCMARVTVLLPMRQGVGLWAALKRQADTTFDGRSRGQVMADTAYERITGCPAVQPQSVALNLVMTDAALWGSDNAPAILDGYGPVPAPLAQQLVGDAVADERARASLRRLYRHPRSGALVAMESRARLFPKGLAKFIGVRDRTCRTPYCDAPIRHRDHAIPRHRGGPTSAGNGLGACERCNYVKEAAGWRVSTALDNDTHSAEFVTPTGKTYRSTAPPLPGAPLITISELEIRIGVELTDLHAA; encoded by the coding sequence ATGTTCGATTTCAGGGTGTTGGCGGAGGTGGATCCGCGGGCTGATCAGGGGGCCTTGGTCGAGCAGATCGCGTGGTTGGAGGCGGTGAAGTCGGCTGCGGCGGCGGGGCAGGCCCGCGCGGCGGCGGCGTTGGCGACGGCGCGTCGGGCGGCGGAGGTGGCGGCGGGGGTGCCCAAGTCGCGGCAGGGTCGTGGGTTGGGCAGTGAGGTCGCTTTGGCGCGCCGCGAGTCGCCGAATCAGGGTGGTCGGCTGTTGGGGTTGGCGCAGGCGTTGGTCGAGGAGATGCCGCGCACGCTGGCCGCGATGGAATGCGGGGTGCTCTCGGAGTGGCGGGCGACGTTGATCGCGCGCGAGTCGGCGTGTTTGGCCGTGGCGGATCGGCGGCTGCTGGACGCTGAGATGTGCGGTGATGTCTCGGCGTTGGAGGGGCTCGGTGATGGCCGGATCAGCGCCAAGGCCAAGGAGATCGCCGCCCGGTTGGATGCCGCGGCGGTGGTGGATCGGGCGGCCAAGGCTGAGGCGGATCGCAGCGTGACGGTGCGCCCGGCGCCCGATTGCATGGCCCGGGTGACGGTGTTGTTGCCGATGCGTCAGGGGGTGGGGTTGTGGGCGGCATTGAAACGCCAGGCTGACACCACCTTTGATGGGCGTTCGCGGGGTCAGGTGATGGCTGATACCGCCTATGAACGCATCACCGGCTGTCCGGCGGTGCAGCCGCAGTCGGTGGCGTTGAATTTGGTGATGACCGATGCGGCGTTGTGGGGCAGCGACAATGCCCCGGCGATCCTGGACGGTTATGGGCCGGTTCCGGCGCCGCTGGCCCAACAGTTGGTCGGCGATGCGGTCGCTGATGAGCGGGCGCGGGCCAGTCTGCGGCGGTTGTATCGGCACCCGCGCAGTGGGGCGTTGGTGGCGATGGAGTCGCGGGCGCGGTTGTTTCCCAAGGGGTTAGCGAAATTCATCGGGGTGCGGGATCGCACCTGTCGTACTCCGTATTGTGATGCCCCGATCCGGCATCGTGATCACGCCATACCGCGGCATCGCGGTGGTCCGACCAGCGCCGGCAACGGGTTGGGGGCTTGTGAGCGGTGCAACTACGTCAAAGAAGCAGCCGGTTGGCGGGTGTCCACCGCGCTGGACAACGACACCCACAGCGCCGAATTCGTCACCCCGACCGGCAAGACCTACCGCTCCACCGCACCCCCGCTGCCCGGGGCCCCACTGATCACCATCAGCGAACTCGAAATCCGCATCGGCGTCGAACTCACCGACCTACACGCAGCCTGA